In the genome of Raphanus sativus cultivar WK10039 unplaced genomic scaffold, ASM80110v3 Scaffold1323, whole genome shotgun sequence, the window CTTTAGCTTTGTAGTATAAAGGAtcattgttttatgtttttcatcTATAGGATTTTTTGGTGAAGTTTTCCGTGGAGTGTGGAACGGGACAGATGTTGCTATCAAATTGTTTCTGGAGCAAGATCTTACTGCTGAAAACATGGAAGATTTCTGCAATGAGATATCGATTCTCAGGTACCTTGTTATCAATTGCTTTGGTTATTCTTGGATCAATCCATGTATACATGATTACATGTACTAACTATTTTGCATGTTTGCTCGGGCATTGTGGTTCTTCTCTCTTCAGCCGAGTTCGCCACCCAAATGGTGATTTTTGTTTTCCTCATTACTCTAGCTTCTCTCATGTCATGTTTATTAAGTAATATGTAGAGACATGTCTGGgattattttcttagtttacCTTTATCAGACAAGTTGTGATCTATGATTTTGCAGTTGTTCTATTTCTGGGTGCCTGCACAAAACCTCCGCGTTTATCCATGATCACGGAATACATGGAGCTGGGATCTTTGTATTATTTGATCCACATGAGTGGTCAGAAGAAGAAACTTAGCTGGCACAGAAGGCTCAGGATGCTAAGAGACATCTGCAGGTACATAGCGCTTGCTTATAATGTTACCAATTTTATGTGCTCTGCCTTCGATGCTCAAAGTGTGGATCATGGTTTGTGAATCTGAGGATTAGTTATTCACTGCTTGAGGCTTATTATGTCATCTTTATTTTTAGTTGATAGTTCCTTATAAGTACTATATTTTAATGGAGTGAACAATCTTGATTTGTCTCACTCTAACATAAGAAACAAGAGCATCTTATACATATTTCCCTAGATAGTATATTTCAAACTACATATTGCTGGTTTGTATCTTTAATTTTGATGCTTAAGGGGCTTGATGTGCATACACCGGATGAAAGTAGTTCACCGTGACCTAAAAAGTGCCAACTGTCTCGTGGACAAACATTGGACAGTCAAGATCTGTGATTTTGGGCTGTCGAGGATAATGACTGATGAAAACATGAAGGACACTTCATCTGCTGGTACACCAGAGTGGATGGCTCCAGAGCTCATCCGCAACGAACCTTTTACGGAGAAATGTGATATCTTTAGTCTTGGTGTCATAATGTGGGAGCTCTCTACACTACGTAAACCATGGGAAGGTGTTCCACCTGAGAAGGTACAATATGCTGTGCCATGATTCTTCTAGCGATGTTCATTCTCTTACATTTAACTACTTTTTCAGTGTATGTGAATTGGACTGATTGTTGAAAGGCTGTTTCTTAGGTCATCTTTGCTGTTGCGCATGAACGGTCACGTCTTGAGATTCCTGATGGTCCACTGAGCAAACTAATTGCAGGTTCGATGTTGTTATACGCCATATTTTCTTGAACATCTGATTCTTCTTTTCGTTTGTTCTCTCATAACATTCAACTGTTACAGTCTGAGATATGTTGCCATGTTTTCTCTGTAGATTGTTGGGCAGAGCCTCAGGAACGCCCGAATTGTGAAGAGATACTTAGAGGCTTGCTAGATTGTGAGTATACACTGTGTTAGCACCACTTCTCTGTGGTGGGATATGAGCCGAAGGAGTTTTAGCTCAAAAAGCAGCCCAGGTTCTTTTCGATCTCTGCTACTAAATTAACTTGAGTGGCTTAACGTTTAAGATCATGCGAGCTTCAAGGCTCTATTGAGAAAAATTCTCAGTTCAGTTTTGATAGAGGCACCAAATGTAGACAATACCAAGCAGTGTCATGGTCTCACAGGCAGTGTTTTTGGTTATTAAAGAGCATTATGGTCTAtttcaagaaaatatatatatatatatatatgtaatgctATTCTTATTGGGAAAAATAAAGAGCTCTTTGATATGTAATCACTTCGTTCATCCATCCATTATCTTCTAAACAAAGATGAAATTAGCAAGTGTGATGCATATGCTGCTGCTGACAAACACCTCATAATAAACAGAACAATAATAACTAATAAGTGAGCAATAACAAGTCAGAacttaaaacaaattaattaccATCTAAATGGAGTTTATGAAAAGAAATAAGCTATCATCCACAAAACTTGCATCTCTCAATCTGAGTTATCATCCCAAGCAAGCAAAACATAGACCAACTAAACTACGGAACTTATAGGACACGTTACCTTAACATTATATGCCTGGTTCTCGACTAATTCAGATATATTTAGGGTTATTTAATTTCTTGTGAAGGACGAAGACACGTGGAAGTTTTGCAGTGAGAGAGAGGTGGGTTTCTTCACCGTTGATGGGAGAAGCGCTTACTCTACTAACTGGTCTACTCAAGTGCAGAGAATTAAATGTTCAAGAGCTTAGGTCATTAAGAATGGGAACAATATAACAGAGATATATGGAGTTGTCGCTGACATACTCTGTTTAGTGTCTGAATTTTCTTTAGTGTCTTTTGTTTGGATTGCGAGAGAGAAAAACAGACAAGCTGATGAGCTTTCAAAACAGATTCTAGATGTTAATAAGTCTTTATGACCTCCACCTAATTTTAATTGAATGAAGttgttgtgtttaaaaaaaaaaaaaattcttgtgaTATTATTATCTAGTGGGGACACTACTGAGAGTCATATGCAAAATGAAATCGGTGGTCCACTTTCAGTTACATGCATGTATGTTTCATGATTACATTGCACCATAAACATTTACATGATTCTTCCCTATATAAATGATCCatcactcttcttctcttaGTTCTACACAGAAGcagagtaaaacaaaaaaactcaaaataaatcaaaaatggAAGCCAAAGTGATTTCTTGCACTACTTTTGGAGAAGACAAGGTCATAAAGATTGTTGTTTCGAGCCATCGTGCAGTCACCAACTACAAACCTGGAGAAAACGAAACGACCGTTGTTGTTGCCGATGATACTTGCTCCAAGAAAGATGTTGAAGAGATTAAGAAGACTTGTGAGAAGCTCGATTATGTTTACGAAGGAAGACTTCACGAAGATTACGCTCAGACCAACATTGGACCTGGTTTGGTCTGAAACTTAAAGAGTTAAAGTTAACTCTCTATGCTTTACTTCACTTTCGTTTAAGtactttaatttcttttatgcATTTTGATTTCTATGTTCTAAGCTATCTCTTGCATTTTGCAGTTATGAATGAGTTTTATATGTGAGTTTATTAGTTACATTTTCTTACAACACTGACTTTGACCTGATCACTGGCCTTAACACAGAACAAAACTAACTTGTTATAAAAACTGAAGTTGGTGCTTTTAGACATCGGTTTTTTTAGTAGAAATGGATATGGCTTCTTCTATAGCTTGAAAGAACGTAGCAATTTTGTAAGTAAAGAACCCAACCAACATTAGTATCAACCCATATTCAGGAACAAGTATTCTGCCAAACATATTCAAAAAGTAAATCTGATTGATGAAACACAGTTAGTTGCAATGAAAAGATATGATaatggagaagaaagaaaaggcTTACACGTTCCATCTATTGACTATCATAACCAACACAGCCGGTACTAGTTACCGTGTCTGTCCAGCTGCCCCTCTATGGCTCTATCAGATCAATCCAGCCAAGAAAGAAATGACAAATGTGAGTGAGCCTTCTCAAGAGGTAACAGGTACTACATAACTTCTCTGGCTCCATCTGCCATGGCATCTAACCAAGCATTCTCATGTAAGCTAATGAACCCATCAAGCCAGCACCAAAACTGTTAACAGAAGTCCGGATCAGATGATTTACAGTTATCTTGAGAGGTTTTGATGTTGTTTGCAGGAGAAATACAAACCTTAGTGTTATCTCTCTGGGGTGTATGAAATATAAGCTGAGACTAAACCTACACCACCAATTCCAACTGTGAGAAGCTTATTTTtcaactgcaaaaaaaaagaaaaaaaaaacaatccaaaaaGAGTAAGAACCAAAGAGCTTATTATGATGATTAAAGAGTTTGATGCATATCAAACATGCCTTTCACGTGGAGGAGACTGAT includes:
- the LOC130504041 gene encoding oxysterol-binding protein-related protein 1B-like; its protein translation is MEAKVISCTTFGEDKVIKIVVSSHRAVTNYKPGENETTVVVADDTCSKKDVEEIKKTCEKLDYVYEGRLHEDYAQTNIGPGLV